A single genomic interval of Heteronotia binoei isolate CCM8104 ecotype False Entrance Well chromosome 11, APGP_CSIRO_Hbin_v1, whole genome shotgun sequence harbors:
- the LOC132579347 gene encoding NTF2-related export protein 2-like isoform X2, translated as MAGAVDFRTNADQACRAAEEFASIYYETMDKRRRVLTRLYLDKATLIWNGNAISGQEALADFFEMLPSSEFQVTLFDCQPVHEQATLNQATVLVVTCGIVKFDGSNKRYFNQNFLLTAQTTNNNTVWKIMSDCFRFQDWQS; from the exons ATGGCCGGCGCTGTG GACTTCAGAACGAATGCGGATCAAGCTTGCAGAGCTGCTGAAGAATTTGCAAGCATTTACTATGAAACTATGGATAAAAGACGGCGG GTGTTGACCAGGCTTTACCTGGACAAAGCAACATTAATCTGGAATGGGAATGCCATCTCTGGACAAGAAGCTCTGGCTGACTTTTTCGAAATGCTGCCTTCCAGTGAGTTCCAGGTGACCTTGTTTGACTGCCAGCCTGTTCACG AGCAAGCAACTCTGAACCAGGCCACAGTCCTTGTCGTGACTTGCGGGATCGTGAAGTTTGACGGCAGCAATAAACGCTACTTCAACCAGAACTTCTTGTTAACAGCGCAGACCACAAACAACAACACGGTGTGGAAGATCATGAGCGACTGCTTCCGCTTTCAAGACTGGCAGAGTTAG
- the LOC132579347 gene encoding NTF2-related export protein 2-like isoform X1, with translation MVSPPQLLSSPQEEEGEEQEISTAPPGGPPHSSPMPCSLTPSTLRRSRNLPYTGTVGHASAPHFGPRSESHHEERKWRADLPVSPAAAAWSSDFRTNADQACRAAEEFASIYYETMDKRRRVLTRLYLDKATLIWNGNAISGQEALADFFEMLPSSEFQVTLFDCQPVHEQATLNQATVLVVTCGIVKFDGSNKRYFNQNFLLTAQTTNNNTVWKIMSDCFRFQDWQS, from the exons ATGGTGAGCCCTCCCCAGCTGCTTTCTTcccctcaggaggaggagggggaagaacaaGAAATTTCCACCGCTCCGCCGGGTGGCCCTCCGCACTCGTCCCCCATGCCCTGCTCTCTCACCCCTTCAACCCTGCGTCGAAGTCGGAACCTGCCCTACACCGGAACTGTCGGCCACGCCTCCGCGCCGCACTTCGGACCTCGCTCGGAGTCGCACCACGAAGAGCGGAAGTGGAGGGCGGATCTTCCTGTTTCCCCCGCGGCGGCGGCCTGGTCCTCG GACTTCAGAACGAATGCGGATCAAGCTTGCAGAGCTGCTGAAGAATTTGCAAGCATTTACTATGAAACTATGGATAAAAGACGGCGG GTGTTGACCAGGCTTTACCTGGACAAAGCAACATTAATCTGGAATGGGAATGCCATCTCTGGACAAGAAGCTCTGGCTGACTTTTTCGAAATGCTGCCTTCCAGTGAGTTCCAGGTGACCTTGTTTGACTGCCAGCCTGTTCACG AGCAAGCAACTCTGAACCAGGCCACAGTCCTTGTCGTGACTTGCGGGATCGTGAAGTTTGACGGCAGCAATAAACGCTACTTCAACCAGAACTTCTTGTTAACAGCGCAGACCACAAACAACAACACGGTGTGGAAGATCATGAGCGACTGCTTCCGCTTTCAAGACTGGCAGAGTTAG